The following DNA comes from Castanea sativa cultivar Marrone di Chiusa Pesio chromosome 10, ASM4071231v1.
cagccacCAATTTTTCAGTCATGTCAATGCTAGCTCCTCCTCTGAAACTCTTTCTATACAGTACGACCTCTCCTAATGACATGCTGCTGACTTTTTCCTTACTAGAGCTCTTGTACCCCACAGGCATAATCCCCCAAATTTAGTACCATCATTATgcaaaaaatattcaaagaaAGTTAGCCAAGTCAGGCTACCAAAAATTAACACTAAGCCAAATCAATTTCATTTCTCCATGAaacttacaaattaaaattgccaaaactccaaaaaaaaaaaaaattatgcaaggATTTCGAACCAACCATAGTTTCATTTAGTATAATTAATTTTCAGTGAAAGTTtgtttataataccaaaatttaatttttaaaaaaaatctgccctaatgaattttttttaaaatttttttaaaaaaagcgtTAGCAAAACATTGGGGTGGTTTTCATTAACTAACAGTCACAGCCCAGTGACGTTAGAGCGGCGGGGCGAGTGATGAGTGGTGAGTAGTACCAGTACCGCAatcattcaaattcaaaatgaatGGCGTTTCCGTTAATAAAGAGGAAACCCAGTCCCAGTTTCAGATCCACCGGTTGTTAGATtagcttggaaaaaaaaaagttttgaaaccCTTCCCCTCTATCTATCCATCTATAAAATCATGTCATGTCACTCACACAGCTCTCCTCTCTATCTCATTTCGAATTAGTCTAAACAGACCAaacgaaacaaaaaaaaaaaaatcactatctCACAGTCTCACTCATTCACTCACAGAAATACGCACGCACACGCACACTCTACCCTCaaatctcactctctctctcaccgaCTCTTCGATCTTCGATTCCCACATCGACCAAAAACCATGTCTCTGAGACCCAACGCCAGGACCGAGGTGCGGCGGAACCGCTACAAGGTGGCGGTGGACGCCGAGGAAGGCCGCCGTCGCAGGGAGGACAACATGGTCGAGATCCGTAAGAACCGTCGTGAAGAGAGCTTGCAGAAGAAGCGTCGTGAAGGCCTTGTTGCTCCTCAAATGCCTTCAACTCCAACTTCTGAAAAGAAGGTaactgattctctctctctctctctctctctgatcaATCATACTCTGCGTTTCAATGTTTTATTGCTTTGAACTATGATTCaatccccaaaatttaaagCTTCTCGGTGCTTTAGGTTTTAATTCAATACTTACTGTGACCTAATCTACAATAGGTAAAAGTTATCAATTTAGTCCTTTCTAGCTCTTTTGTAATTGTTCAGGGACTAAATTGTGACGTTTTAAATTCGAGAATCGAGAAAATCGAACTCTGAACAAGTTATAGAGATGAAAGGTGTGGGTTGATGTAAATCAATGATGCCTTTGTTGATGTAAAATGCAGTTAGAAAGTCTACCTGCCATGGTTGCTGGCGTTTGTTCCGATGACATGAACTTGCAGCTTGAGGCAACCACTCAGTTCCGAAAGCTGCTTTCGATTGGTAAATTTTCAATGTCATGTTGAAATTTTGTTCGTTTTGTATTGGCGGTGATTGGTAGAATAACTTGTCTTGCTATGAATGTTTTACCAGAGCGCAGTCCTCCGATTAATGAAGTTGTTCAATCTGGTGTTGTTCCTCGCTTTGTTGAGTTCCTTGCGAGGGATGAGTTCCCGCAACTTCAGGTTCGATTTTTTAACTTATGTTATTCGTTTTGGTACTGAACTCATGTATGTTATTTGTGTTGTTTTCATGTTTGTTGATTTTGTTCTTATATGGTCTTGGGTGTATTGTTCAGTTTGAGGCAGCTTGGGCCCTAACAAATATTGCTTCTGGGACATCGGAAAACACCAGGGTTGTAATTGATCATGGAGCCATCCCGATATTTGTCAAACTTTTAGGCTCTCCAGCTGATGATGTTCGCGAACAGGTGTATATTTCTAGTGGCTATTTTGTAtaagctttatttttttagggattttctATTGTTGATTCCTTACagctaaattttttgtcaattggTTGCTAACAAACCCATTTTGAGTTGTAGGCTGTTTGGGCATTAGGAAATGTTGCTGGTGACTCACCTAAATGCCGTGATCTTGTCCTTAGTCATGGGGCCTTAATGCCGTTGCTGTTACAGTTTAATGAACATGCAAAACTTTCTATGTTGAGAAATGCAACATGGACATTATCAAACTTCTGTAGGGGCAAGCCACCGCCTCCATTTGAGCAGGTGATACACATAAGTGGACCCATTGGTGTCTAATGCatcttttttcacattttcatattttgttccTGAcatgcttttaaattttttaaatctcaatgcACAGACAAAGCCTGCTATCCCAGCGCTTGAGCGTCTTATACAGTCAAATGATGAGGAAGTCCTCACTGATGCATGCTGGGCACTATCATATCTTTCAGATGGTACCAATGATAAAATCCAAGCTGTCATTGATGCGGGTGTTTGTCCCCGACTTGTTGAACTTCTACTGTGAGTAATGGATTTCATCAGACTTTCgaattagtttttggtttttttggagTTACAATCCAGTTTATTTCATATGATATCTTAATGCTCTCAAACTTTTCTTTGATTAGGCATCCATCTCCAACAGTCCTCATTCCTGCCCTTCGCACAGTTGGAAATATTGTCACAGGGGATGATATGCAAACTCAGGTGttcaatatgaaaaatataattttccaatAATCTTCGTTCTAGAAAGTTGATTTTGATtatactattttctttctttatagtgGATGAGGTACAATATTAGTTCATGATGTGATTCGTTAGTAACTAAATTGAACTGTATATCCTAACTTATGGGCTAATATGCCATCTCTTGTAGCAATGCTTCCCTATTCTATTgattattatgaataaaaattaaaatgtcgTACTTTTTCGTATAACTTAAATGACATTACATCAATAGGGGGCGTTGGATATTTTCAGGATGTGCTACATTGGCATATGCCATGTTTTTATATTGAAAGGATGCATAAGTATTTGGAGTTTGGATCATATCCTATTGATGAAGGCTTACCCAAAGGTTTTATGCTGGTTTAGCATACAACCTTCATCCTCTCTCTTGGCTTGTGATTGGCATTTTTAAGCTAAGGGTACAATTATGAGGGTCATTTTTGGAATTAGATTGATCTTAGCACCTTTTGCATACAAATGCTAGACATCAACAAAGTTTGAAATGGTTTTGTGATCAAATCATTGAATGTTGTTGTTTTTCAGtgttcatcaaattttttttcccttttggcTGTGATTCTTGATGTGTTTGATTGAAGTGTAAAGTTTATGCATGGCTTTCTGTGTTTCTTTCTAGTGAGAAATGTACTTATGTATGCCCCCCCACCTCCCACAATATACTCTGCAATTGACTCTAAATGCCATGGTTTACTACTGGGAAAGGGCTCTTTCAGTTGCCCAATTATTACGGAGATCTTAAGGATGTTAACTAATGAAAGGACTATTATAATCCCATCATTTGCAGATGAGATGTTCTAATCAGAATTATTAACAATCCAAATAAATTCAGCAAAACCATATTCCAACTACAAGGctgaaacaaaaataagattttttagCACAGAATATCAGCTTAGAGTTTTCAATATTCTTGAATAACTTTCAAATTATACATGTAAATCCAATGTTCTaggttttttcaaatttttaaatatttttatgaatttaatttaattttgatcaCTTTTTGTGTTTATTACTTTTGAAGGCACTTGTTTGTGTTCATTCATCCCTGTTTGCGTGTTTAGAATTATGTTGGGGTTTCAAAACACTTCTGATTGGCTGTCTTGTCTTTCTATTAAGTTGTTTATTGTCATATTGCCTCGTATACATGATGAGCTGGTTCAGATCGATCCTAATCAGCCGATCAGGAACTACatgtaaattaataaattaattaatagaaTACTATATCAAAACTGGTGAGaagataaaatttcaaatgacaTATTTGCGTGAAATCCCTGTGGGATGCTGGTCACTAGATGAATATGGCATGTTTGTTAGGTTTGAAATGCCGTACTTTGCCTTGAGGaggtatttattatttaatgcttccctttctttccctctttcaGTGTATGATAAATCATCAAGCTCTTCCTTGCCTCCTGAACCTGTTGACACATAATCATAAGAAGAGCATCAAGAAGGAAGCTTGCTGGACCATTTCAAACATCACAGCTGGAAATGTAAATCAGATACAGGTGGGCAAGTAAATTAATCTTTGAAAATGCACACACTAATCACTGTGTTGTCATGATTATCTTTGATATCCTTTTTGGCTCAATAAACATTTTCATTTATCGATTATGATGCATACTGAATATGGCGATGGAAGAAATCTGTCAATTATCTGTTAAAATGATGATATTATTCTTGTTAATATGTTGTGAAGATGATATTTAAGACCTGTATTTTGAAACTTGCAGGCTGTAATTGAGGCTGGTATCATTCCACCCCTTGTCCAACTACTTCAAATTGCAGAGTTTGAGATCAAGAAAGAAGCAGCTTGGGCAATTTCAAATGCTACATCTGGTGGCACCCATGATCAAATCAAGTATTATTTTTCCCCAGCAATGAttttggtttttcttaaatagttCAGCCTAATCGTTGTCTTACATGTAAATGTTTGATTTGATTACTGTCTGGTAGGTACTTGGTAAGCCAGGGGTGTATTAAGCCATTGTGTGATCTCCTAATTTGTCCAGACCCAAGAATTGTCACAGTTTGCTTGGAAGGGCTTGAGAACATTCTAAAGGTTGGGGAAGCTGAGAAAAATATGGGCAAGACAGATGTAAACTTGAATGCCCAATTGATTGATGATGCTGAGGGGATAGATAAGATTGAAAATCTTCAGAGTCATGACAACAATGAGATATATGAGAAGGCAGTGAAGATTTTAGAGACATATTGGgttgaagatgatgatgagccATTGCCCCCAGGTGATGTTCCTCAATCTAGCTTCAATTTTGGAGGAAATGAAGTTCCTGTTCCTTCTGGTGGATTTAACTTCAGTTGAAGGTATGCACTCTTACCACTTCAACTATTATTTTGAGATGCATATTCAGTGAAAATGACTTGAGGTAATTGCTGTGCATAGGTCCTCATCTGAGGGTCACTGTGAGCTCTTTACCTGTAGTTTTGGTTCTAGTTTGTGCCAACTACTTTTCTTTGTACATATATTCTAGCCTATTATTTAACTTAGAATAAAggatgttttt
Coding sequences within:
- the LOC142613150 gene encoding importin subunit alpha-like → MSLRPNARTEVRRNRYKVAVDAEEGRRRREDNMVEIRKNRREESLQKKRREGLVAPQMPSTPTSEKKLESLPAMVAGVCSDDMNLQLEATTQFRKLLSIERSPPINEVVQSGVVPRFVEFLARDEFPQLQFEAAWALTNIASGTSENTRVVIDHGAIPIFVKLLGSPADDVREQAVWALGNVAGDSPKCRDLVLSHGALMPLLLQFNEHAKLSMLRNATWTLSNFCRGKPPPPFEQTKPAIPALERLIQSNDEEVLTDACWALSYLSDGTNDKIQAVIDAGVCPRLVELLLHPSPTVLIPALRTVGNIVTGDDMQTQCMINHQALPCLLNLLTHNHKKSIKKEACWTISNITAGNVNQIQAVIEAGIIPPLVQLLQIAEFEIKKEAAWAISNATSGGTHDQIKYLVSQGCIKPLCDLLICPDPRIVTVCLEGLENILKVGEAEKNMGKTDVNLNAQLIDDAEGIDKIENLQSHDNNEIYEKAVKILETYWVEDDDEPLPPGDVPQSSFNFGGNEVPVPSGGFNFS